A genomic region of Geothrix edaphica contains the following coding sequences:
- a CDS encoding 3-deoxy-7-phosphoheptulonate synthase class II, with protein sequence MTGLAWTPDSWRGLPAAQQPRYRDAAAVDAALAELRELPPLVVAEEVDHLRALIAEAAAGKRFLLQGGDCAEAFADCRGAIIQDKLRVLLQMSVLITHGGRTGVIHLGRIAGQYAKPRSGDTEVVDGREVPVYRGDLINGVDPDQREADPRRLLEAYHRAAATLNHLRALVDGGFADLHNPEHWDLPWSREDAGHYLETLDQVRASLDFVKCLGGLPEHLRTGELFTSHEALHLPFETALTRWAPEKGAHYNLGAHFLWIGERTRQLDGAHLEYIRGLANPIGLKVGAAMTPEELRQVLSKLDPQRQPGRLTLITRFGAGKAGRVLPGLIEAARAEGHPVLWSCDPMHGNGRTTAGGLKTRAFGDILQELREVADLHRTHGSRLRAVHFELTGEPVTECTGGVEGLDEAGLERAYKSGCDPRLNRSQSLEMAFLIAQMMRRA encoded by the coding sequence ATGACCGGCCTGGCCTGGACGCCCGATTCCTGGCGCGGCCTGCCCGCGGCCCAGCAGCCGCGCTACCGCGATGCCGCAGCCGTGGACGCGGCCCTGGCGGAGCTGCGGGAGCTGCCGCCCCTGGTGGTGGCCGAGGAGGTGGATCACCTGCGCGCCCTGATCGCCGAGGCCGCCGCGGGGAAACGCTTCCTCCTCCAGGGCGGCGACTGCGCCGAGGCCTTCGCCGACTGCCGGGGCGCCATCATCCAGGACAAGCTCCGGGTGCTGCTCCAGATGTCCGTGCTCATCACCCACGGCGGCCGCACGGGCGTCATCCACCTGGGCCGCATCGCCGGCCAGTACGCCAAGCCCCGCAGCGGCGACACGGAGGTGGTGGACGGCCGCGAGGTGCCGGTCTACCGGGGCGACCTCATCAACGGCGTGGACCCGGACCAGCGCGAGGCCGATCCCCGGCGCCTGCTGGAGGCCTACCACCGCGCCGCCGCCACCCTCAACCACCTGCGGGCCCTGGTGGACGGCGGCTTCGCGGACCTGCACAACCCGGAGCACTGGGACCTGCCCTGGAGCCGGGAGGACGCGGGCCACTACCTGGAGACGCTGGACCAGGTGCGGGCCTCCCTCGACTTCGTGAAATGCCTGGGCGGCCTGCCCGAGCACCTCCGCACCGGCGAGCTGTTCACCAGCCATGAGGCCCTGCACCTGCCCTTCGAGACGGCCCTCACGCGCTGGGCGCCGGAGAAGGGGGCCCACTACAACCTGGGCGCGCACTTCCTCTGGATCGGCGAGCGCACCCGCCAGCTGGACGGCGCCCACCTGGAGTACATCCGCGGCCTGGCGAACCCCATCGGCCTGAAGGTCGGCGCCGCCATGACGCCGGAGGAATTGCGACAGGTCCTGTCCAAGCTGGATCCCCAGCGCCAGCCGGGCCGCCTCACCCTCATCACCCGCTTCGGCGCCGGCAAGGCCGGGCGTGTGTTGCCAGGCCTCATCGAAGCCGCCCGGGCCGAGGGCCACCCCGTGCTGTGGAGCTGCGACCCCATGCACGGCAATGGCCGCACCACCGCCGGGGGGTTGAAGACGCGGGCCTTCGGGGACATCCTCCAGGAGCTGCGCGAGGTGGCCGACCTCCACCGCACCCATGGGTCAAGGCTGCGGGCCGTCCACTTCGAGCTCACCGGCGAGCCCGTCACCGAGTGCACGGGCGGCGTCGAGGGCCTCGACGAGGCCGGCCTGGAGCGTGCCTACAAGAGCGGCTGCGACCCCCGCCTCAACCGCAGCCAGAGTTTGGAGATGGCGTTCCTCATTGCCCAGATGATGCGGAGGGCCTGA
- the pheA gene encoding prephenate dehydratase, translating into MTELPSLPGLRQAIDAVDDQVLALLNRRAALAGEVGRLKAAAAPEALFHAPAREREVLARLEAASPGPFPAPAVRTVFQEIMSACLSLEKPLRVAFLGPEGTFTHLAARHQFGGSSQSLPQGTIQAVFQAVERQRADYGVVPVENATEGAVDSTLDAFLDSPLAICAEILLAVDQALLLRPGLDLAGVRRVYSHPQALGQCRRWLETHLSGADRIEAPSTSEAARLAREDAEGAAVASELAADLFGLRVAETKIQDLAANATRFLVLGPKSAEPTGRDRTTLLAMAQDGPGALLRLLEPLARRGLNLSRIQSRPTRRKLWEYAFFLDVEGHAEEPSMAEALVELRGACASLKVLGSYPRAMEVAR; encoded by the coding sequence ATGACCGAGCTCCCGTCCCTCCCCGGCCTCCGGCAGGCCATCGATGCCGTGGACGACCAGGTGCTGGCCCTGCTGAACCGCCGGGCCGCCCTGGCTGGCGAAGTGGGCCGACTCAAGGCCGCCGCCGCACCCGAGGCCCTCTTCCACGCCCCGGCCCGGGAGCGGGAGGTGCTGGCCCGCCTGGAGGCCGCCAGCCCCGGGCCCTTCCCGGCGCCGGCGGTGCGCACGGTCTTCCAGGAGATCATGAGCGCCTGCCTCAGCCTGGAGAAGCCGCTGCGGGTGGCCTTCCTCGGTCCCGAGGGCACCTTCACCCACCTGGCGGCCCGGCACCAGTTCGGGGGCTCCAGCCAGTCCCTGCCCCAGGGCACCATCCAGGCCGTGTTCCAGGCCGTGGAGCGCCAGCGCGCCGACTATGGCGTGGTGCCCGTGGAGAACGCCACCGAGGGCGCGGTGGACTCCACGCTCGATGCCTTCCTCGACAGCCCCCTGGCCATCTGCGCGGAGATCCTCCTGGCCGTGGACCAGGCCCTGCTGCTGCGGCCCGGCCTAGACCTGGCCGGCGTGCGGCGGGTCTATTCCCACCCCCAGGCCCTGGGCCAGTGCCGCCGCTGGCTGGAGACGCACCTCTCGGGGGCGGACCGCATCGAGGCCCCCTCCACGTCAGAAGCCGCCCGCCTGGCCCGGGAGGATGCCGAGGGCGCCGCCGTGGCCTCGGAGCTGGCCGCGGACCTCTTCGGCCTCCGCGTGGCGGAGACGAAGATCCAGGACCTGGCCGCCAACGCCACCCGCTTCCTGGTGCTGGGCCCCAAGTCCGCCGAGCCCACGGGCCGCGACCGCACCACCCTGCTGGCCATGGCCCAGGACGGTCCCGGCGCCCTGCTGCGCCTGCTGGAGCCCCTGGCCCGCCGGGGCCTCAACCTCAGCCGCATCCAGAGCCGGCCCACCCGGCGCAAGCTCTGGGAGTACGCCTTCTTCCTGGATGTGGAGGGCCATGCGGAAGAGCCCTCCATGGCCGAGGCCCTGGTCGAGCTGCGGGGGGCCTGCGCCTCCCTCAAGGTGCTGGGCAGCTATCCGCGGGCCATGGAGGTGGCACGATGA
- a CDS encoding response regulator has translation MLPPPAPTAPERPLPGASRLLALARAVWSRLGGPVPAPAAGLTPSAGGTILVVDDEPIVRELSRIGLERGGFRVLEARDGLEAVELFRTRRESVDLVLLDMTMPRMGGAEAFRRIRELAPGIRVLLTSGYTRAESMEDLADLPPDGFLQKPFRVRQLVIKVQELLGGQESNFTIK, from the coding sequence ATGTTGCCGCCCCCTGCCCCCACCGCCCCTGAACGACCCCTTCCCGGGGCCTCGCGGCTGCTGGCCCTGGCCAGGGCGGTCTGGTCCCGGCTGGGAGGGCCGGTCCCGGCCCCGGCGGCCGGACTCACCCCCTCAGCGGGCGGCACCATCCTGGTGGTGGACGACGAGCCCATCGTCCGGGAGTTGAGTCGCATCGGCCTGGAACGAGGTGGGTTCCGTGTCCTGGAGGCCCGGGATGGCCTGGAGGCGGTGGAGCTCTTCCGCACCCGCCGGGAGAGTGTGGATCTGGTGCTGCTGGACATGACCATGCCCCGCATGGGCGGAGCCGAGGCCTTCCGGCGGATCCGGGAGCTGGCCCCCGGAATCCGGGTTCTCCTCACCAGCGGCTACACCCGGGCGGAGTCCATGGAAGACCTGGCCGACCTGCCCCCGGACGGTTTCCTCCAGAAGCCCTTCCGGGTGCGCCAGCTGGTGATCAAGGTCCAGGAGCTCCTCGGCGGGCAGGAGTCGAATTTTACAATCAAATAA
- the gltA gene encoding NADPH-dependent glutamate synthase, with amino-acid sequence MSDTANQLITAENLPAPHWHATHQEAQERLTRMAEALGSGDWKAVDLGAKWIFEVLKPHNEAEERELFPLLEEIGAEALLQRLQEDHRQMWDLDLQLLAEINEGQVRAPRSLTLLGQRLVDLIRDHIEAEEKLMLPLLKGKSLYWSEDETQDGYLILEKKLIAPETWSFIVQAPQVARGRKPGQFFMVAPFPESERIPLTLAGGDAKKGYIHFIMQEVGATTKAMGRLSAGDRFYAVAGPMGTPTELVEEGTIVLMAGGYGSAAILPAAEALHAQGRRVITILGGRSKERVLLADELGAASAELIVTTDDGTLGRQGLVTDALKDVIAREKVAQVVAVGPLPMMRAVSDLTKPHGIFTLVSLNALMVDGTGMCGGCRVSVGGQTKFACFDGPDFDGHQVDFNMLRMRSDWYKQEEKDICEPDQCKIGRVAASGPVDYSKYLNDPVTELDWQNLDLRAIKPSQKMKIPRQEMACQPPELRVCNFDEVSLGLSPEQARLEAARCIMCKHPACIEGCPVSINIPAFLQQIVNEDPQAAARVIKESSSLGSVCGRVCPQEKQCEIKCVVGIKGLPVSIGRLERFACDSMLGSTELPPVEAPTGKKVAVIGAGPAGLTVAGELIKKGHRVTVYDALHKPGGVMLYGIPEFRLPNKIVDQEVETLRRLGVKFVMNTLVGRSMTLDDLRQENDAIFMGTGAGLPKMMGIPGEEYKGVYTANEFLTRINLMRADLFPEFSTPVTVGKNVIIVGAGNTAMDASRAARRMGAEHVTVVYRRTVKESTARKEELEHAQEEGVEFKFLTTPVQLHGNDKGWMTHAECAVMELGEPGPDGRRSPRMTDERIMIPCDTLVVALGFDVNPLIAQTDKGLKTLKGGVVVVDNETGETSLPGVFAGGDVITGGATVILAMGQGRRAAAAIHSRLVGEAQPAV; translated from the coding sequence ATGTCCGACACGGCCAATCAGCTGATCACCGCCGAGAACCTGCCCGCGCCGCACTGGCATGCCACCCACCAGGAGGCCCAGGAACGGCTCACCCGCATGGCCGAGGCCCTGGGCTCCGGCGACTGGAAGGCCGTGGACCTGGGCGCCAAGTGGATCTTCGAGGTGCTGAAGCCTCACAACGAGGCCGAGGAGCGCGAGCTGTTCCCGCTGCTGGAGGAGATCGGGGCCGAGGCCCTGCTCCAGCGCCTCCAGGAGGACCACCGCCAGATGTGGGACCTGGACCTGCAGCTGCTGGCCGAGATCAACGAGGGCCAGGTGCGGGCCCCCCGGTCGCTCACCCTGCTGGGCCAGCGCCTGGTGGACCTGATCCGCGATCACATCGAGGCCGAGGAGAAGCTCATGCTGCCCCTCCTCAAGGGCAAGTCCCTGTACTGGTCCGAGGACGAGACCCAGGACGGCTACCTGATCCTGGAGAAGAAGCTCATCGCCCCCGAGACCTGGTCCTTCATCGTCCAGGCACCCCAGGTGGCCCGGGGCCGCAAGCCCGGCCAGTTCTTCATGGTGGCCCCCTTCCCCGAGAGCGAGCGCATCCCCCTCACCCTGGCGGGCGGCGACGCCAAGAAGGGCTACATCCACTTCATCATGCAGGAGGTCGGCGCCACCACGAAGGCCATGGGCCGCCTCAGCGCCGGCGACCGGTTCTATGCCGTGGCCGGCCCCATGGGCACCCCCACCGAGCTGGTGGAGGAAGGCACCATTGTCCTGATGGCGGGCGGCTACGGCTCCGCCGCCATCCTGCCTGCCGCCGAGGCCCTCCACGCCCAGGGCCGCCGGGTCATCACCATCCTGGGGGGCCGCAGCAAGGAGCGCGTGCTGCTGGCCGACGAGCTCGGCGCGGCCTCCGCCGAGCTGATCGTCACCACCGATGACGGCACCCTGGGTCGCCAGGGCCTGGTGACGGACGCCCTCAAGGACGTCATCGCCCGCGAGAAGGTCGCCCAGGTGGTGGCCGTGGGTCCCCTACCCATGATGCGGGCCGTGTCCGACCTGACGAAGCCCCACGGCATCTTCACCCTGGTGAGCCTCAACGCCCTCATGGTGGACGGCACGGGCATGTGCGGCGGCTGCCGCGTCAGCGTGGGCGGCCAGACCAAGTTCGCCTGCTTCGACGGCCCCGACTTCGACGGCCACCAGGTGGATTTCAACATGCTCCGCATGCGGTCCGACTGGTACAAGCAGGAGGAGAAGGACATCTGCGAGCCCGACCAGTGCAAGATCGGCCGCGTGGCCGCCTCCGGCCCCGTGGACTACTCCAAGTACCTGAACGACCCCGTCACCGAACTGGACTGGCAGAACCTCGACCTGCGCGCCATCAAGCCCAGCCAGAAGATGAAGATCCCCCGCCAGGAGATGGCCTGCCAGCCGCCCGAGCTGCGCGTGTGCAACTTCGACGAGGTGAGCCTGGGCCTCTCGCCCGAGCAGGCCAGGCTCGAAGCCGCCCGCTGCATCATGTGCAAGCACCCCGCCTGCATCGAGGGCTGCCCGGTGAGCATCAACATCCCGGCCTTCCTCCAGCAGATCGTCAACGAGGATCCCCAGGCCGCCGCGCGGGTCATCAAGGAGAGCTCCTCGCTGGGCTCCGTGTGCGGCCGCGTCTGCCCCCAGGAGAAGCAGTGTGAGATCAAGTGCGTGGTGGGCATCAAGGGCCTGCCCGTCTCCATCGGCCGCCTGGAGCGCTTCGCCTGTGATTCCATGCTGGGCTCCACGGAGCTGCCCCCGGTCGAAGCCCCCACGGGCAAGAAGGTGGCCGTCATCGGCGCGGGCCCCGCGGGCCTCACCGTGGCCGGCGAGCTCATCAAGAAGGGCCACCGGGTCACGGTCTACGACGCCCTCCACAAGCCCGGCGGCGTGATGCTCTACGGCATCCCCGAGTTCCGCCTGCCCAACAAGATCGTGGATCAGGAGGTGGAGACCCTCCGCCGCCTGGGCGTGAAGTTCGTCATGAACACCCTGGTGGGCCGCAGCATGACCCTGGACGACCTCCGCCAGGAGAACGACGCCATCTTCATGGGCACCGGCGCCGGCCTGCCCAAGATGATGGGCATCCCGGGCGAGGAGTACAAGGGCGTCTACACCGCCAACGAGTTCCTCACCCGCATCAACCTCATGCGCGCCGACCTGTTCCCCGAGTTCTCCACGCCGGTCACCGTCGGGAAGAACGTCATCATCGTGGGCGCGGGCAACACGGCCATGGACGCCTCCCGCGCCGCCCGCCGCATGGGCGCCGAGCATGTGACGGTGGTCTACCGCCGCACCGTGAAGGAGTCCACGGCCCGCAAGGAGGAACTGGAGCACGCCCAGGAAGAGGGCGTGGAGTTCAAGTTCCTCACCACCCCCGTGCAGCTGCACGGCAACGACAAGGGCTGGATGACCCACGCCGAGTGCGCCGTCATGGAGCTGGGCGAGCCCGGTCCCGACGGCCGCCGCAGCCCGCGGATGACCGACGAGCGGATCATGATCCCCTGCGACACCCTGGTGGTGGCCCTGGGCTTCGACGTGAACCCCCTCATCGCCCAGACCGACAAGGGCCTCAAGACCCTCAAGGGTGGGGTTGTTGTGGTCGACAACGAAACCGGCGAGACCTCCCTCCCCGGCGTCTTCGCCGGCGGCGACGTCATCACGGGCGGCGCCACGGTCATCCTGGCCATGGGCCAGGGCCGCCGGGCCGCGGCGGCCATCCACAGCCGGCTCGTCGGGGAAGCTCAGCCGGCGGTCTGA
- the nifJ gene encoding pyruvate:ferredoxin (flavodoxin) oxidoreductase, translated as MSQRVMKTLDGNEATASVAHRLSEVIAIYPITPSSNMGEWADEWSSQGKTNVWKTIPSVIEMQSEGGAAGAVHGALQAGSLTTTFTASQGLLLMIPNMYKIAGELTPFCMHVTARTLAAHALSIFGDHSDVMACRQTGFAMLSSESVQQAHDFAAISHAATLRSRVPILHFFDGFRTSHEIAKIEILNDEDLRHMVPDELVAKFRKMALTPDAPVLRGTAQNPDTFFQAREACTPFYAAFPAIVQQEMDRFGALTGRNYRLYDYYGHPEAERVVIIMGSGCDVTHEYVEQAVKQGEKVGVLKVRLFRPFAIEEFVRALPASVKKIAVMDRCKEPGAPADPMHLDVIAALREGREEGHTKLDPMVIGGRYGLSSKEFTPAMVKGIFENLAKDKPKNHFTVGIVDDISHSSLTYDASFDVEPSDVTRALFYGLGADGTVGANKNSIKIIAEETPNYGQGYFVYDSKKSGAITISHLRFGPRPIKSAYLVTKANFIACHQTSFLEKYEMLEPAVQGATFLLNTPHSAETVWDTLPREVQEAIVEKQLKFYVIDAYEVAKNTGMGVRINTIMQTCFFAISGVLPREEAIAQIKKAIKKTYGKKGDAVVQQNFVAVDETLAHLHQVQVPATVTSTRVRPPAVPAEAPDFVQRVTAVMMEGKGDLLPVSAFPVDGTWPMATTKWEKRNIALEIPEWDAALCIQCNKCAMVCPHAAIRAKVYDPSELEGAPATFKGVDYKGPEFKGQKYTIQVAPEDCTGCTLCVEICPAKDKSNPKHKAIDMVAQAPLREPEAANFKFFLDLPEADRTKVKLDVKGTQFLEPLFEFSGACSGCGETPYIKLLTQLFGDRTLIANATGCSSIYGGNLPTTPYAVNKDGRGPAWANSLFEDNAEFGLGMRLSVDKHQEFALELMHRLAAKLGDELITGIATADQTSEAGIKAQRERVELLKQKLAGLKEPEAKMLYDLADYLVNKSVWIVGGDGWAYDIGYGGLDHVLASGRNVNVLVLDTEVYSNTGGQASKSTPMGAGAKFAMAGKAMPKKDLGMIAMTYGGIYVAKVAFGSRDMQTVKAFQEAESYNGPSLILAYSHCIAHGYDLAHGADQQKMAVDSGHWPLFRFDPRRMDKGETPLQMDSGSPKIPMLQYVRNETRYRMIEQQNPEHFKKLMDQAQHDTTNRFSVYEQLAKLSINAKES; from the coding sequence ATGAGCCAGCGCGTAATGAAGACCCTGGATGGGAACGAGGCCACCGCCTCGGTTGCCCATCGCCTCAGCGAAGTCATCGCCATCTACCCCATCACGCCCTCCTCGAACATGGGCGAGTGGGCGGATGAGTGGAGCTCCCAGGGCAAGACCAACGTCTGGAAGACCATCCCCTCGGTGATCGAAATGCAGTCCGAGGGCGGCGCCGCGGGCGCCGTCCACGGGGCCCTCCAGGCCGGCAGCCTCACGACGACCTTCACGGCGTCCCAGGGCCTGCTCCTCATGATCCCGAACATGTACAAGATCGCCGGCGAGCTGACGCCCTTCTGCATGCACGTCACCGCCCGCACCCTGGCCGCCCATGCCCTCAGCATCTTCGGCGACCACTCGGACGTCATGGCCTGCCGCCAGACCGGCTTCGCCATGCTCAGCTCCGAGAGCGTCCAGCAGGCCCACGACTTCGCGGCCATCAGCCACGCCGCCACGCTGCGCAGCCGGGTGCCCATCCTGCACTTCTTCGACGGCTTCCGCACCAGCCACGAGATCGCCAAGATCGAGATCCTCAACGACGAGGACCTGCGCCACATGGTCCCCGACGAGCTGGTGGCCAAGTTCCGCAAGATGGCCCTGACGCCGGACGCCCCCGTCCTGCGCGGCACCGCCCAGAACCCCGACACCTTCTTCCAGGCCCGCGAGGCCTGCACCCCGTTCTACGCCGCCTTCCCCGCCATCGTGCAGCAGGAGATGGACCGGTTCGGCGCGCTGACCGGCCGCAACTACCGCCTCTACGACTACTACGGCCACCCCGAGGCCGAGCGGGTCGTGATCATCATGGGCTCGGGCTGTGACGTCACCCACGAGTACGTCGAGCAGGCCGTGAAGCAGGGCGAGAAGGTCGGCGTCCTCAAGGTCCGCCTCTTCAGGCCCTTCGCCATCGAGGAGTTCGTCCGCGCCCTGCCCGCCTCCGTGAAGAAGATCGCCGTCATGGACCGCTGCAAGGAGCCCGGCGCCCCCGCCGATCCCATGCACCTGGACGTGATCGCCGCCCTGCGCGAGGGCCGCGAGGAAGGCCACACCAAGCTCGATCCCATGGTGATCGGCGGCCGCTACGGCCTGTCCTCCAAGGAATTCACGCCGGCCATGGTCAAGGGCATCTTCGAGAACCTGGCCAAGGACAAGCCGAAGAACCACTTCACGGTCGGCATCGTGGACGACATCAGCCACAGCTCGCTGACCTACGACGCCAGCTTCGACGTCGAGCCGAGCGACGTGACCCGGGCCCTGTTCTACGGTCTGGGCGCAGACGGCACGGTGGGCGCCAATAAGAACTCCATCAAGATCATCGCGGAGGAGACCCCCAACTACGGCCAGGGCTACTTCGTCTACGACTCCAAGAAGTCCGGCGCCATCACCATCAGCCACCTGCGCTTCGGGCCCCGCCCCATCAAGAGCGCCTACCTGGTGACCAAGGCGAACTTCATCGCCTGCCACCAGACCAGCTTCCTCGAGAAATACGAGATGCTCGAGCCGGCCGTCCAGGGGGCCACCTTCCTCCTGAACACCCCCCACAGCGCCGAGACGGTCTGGGACACCCTGCCCAGGGAAGTGCAGGAGGCCATCGTCGAGAAGCAGCTCAAGTTCTATGTGATCGATGCCTACGAAGTGGCCAAGAACACCGGCATGGGCGTGCGCATCAACACCATCATGCAGACCTGCTTCTTCGCCATCTCCGGCGTGCTGCCCCGCGAGGAGGCCATCGCCCAGATCAAGAAGGCCATCAAGAAGACCTACGGCAAGAAGGGTGATGCGGTCGTCCAGCAGAACTTCGTGGCGGTGGATGAGACCCTGGCCCACCTCCACCAGGTGCAGGTGCCCGCGACCGTCACCTCCACCCGCGTGCGGCCCCCCGCGGTGCCCGCCGAGGCCCCCGATTTCGTCCAGCGGGTCACCGCCGTGATGATGGAGGGCAAGGGCGACCTGCTGCCGGTCAGCGCCTTCCCCGTGGACGGCACCTGGCCCATGGCCACCACCAAGTGGGAGAAGCGCAACATCGCGCTGGAGATCCCCGAGTGGGATGCCGCCCTCTGCATCCAGTGCAACAAGTGCGCGATGGTCTGCCCCCACGCCGCCATCCGCGCCAAGGTCTACGATCCCTCCGAGCTGGAAGGCGCTCCCGCCACCTTCAAGGGCGTGGACTACAAGGGCCCCGAGTTCAAGGGCCAGAAGTACACCATCCAGGTCGCTCCCGAGGACTGCACGGGCTGCACGCTCTGCGTGGAGATCTGCCCCGCCAAGGACAAGAGCAACCCCAAGCACAAGGCCATCGACATGGTGGCCCAGGCCCCGCTGCGCGAGCCCGAGGCGGCCAACTTCAAGTTCTTCCTCGACCTGCCCGAGGCCGACCGCACCAAGGTCAAGCTGGACGTGAAGGGCACGCAGTTCCTCGAGCCGCTCTTCGAGTTCTCCGGCGCCTGCTCCGGCTGCGGCGAGACGCCCTACATCAAGCTCCTCACCCAGCTCTTCGGCGACCGCACCCTCATCGCCAACGCCACGGGCTGCTCCAGCATCTACGGCGGCAACCTGCCCACCACGCCCTACGCCGTGAACAAGGATGGCCGCGGTCCCGCCTGGGCCAACAGCCTCTTCGAGGACAACGCGGAGTTCGGCCTGGGCATGCGCCTCTCGGTGGACAAGCACCAGGAGTTCGCCCTGGAGCTGATGCACCGCCTGGCCGCGAAGCTCGGCGATGAGCTCATCACCGGAATCGCCACCGCCGACCAGACCAGCGAGGCCGGCATCAAGGCCCAGCGCGAGCGGGTGGAGCTCCTCAAGCAGAAGCTGGCGGGCCTCAAGGAGCCCGAGGCGAAGATGCTCTACGACCTGGCCGACTACCTGGTCAACAAGAGCGTCTGGATCGTGGGTGGCGACGGCTGGGCCTATGACATCGGCTACGGCGGTCTCGACCACGTCCTCGCCTCCGGCCGCAACGTGAACGTCCTGGTGCTCGACACCGAGGTCTACTCCAACACCGGCGGCCAGGCCTCCAAGTCCACGCCCATGGGCGCCGGCGCCAAGTTCGCCATGGCCGGCAAGGCCATGCCCAAGAAGGACCTGGGCATGATCGCCATGACCTACGGCGGCATCTACGTGGCCAAGGTGGCCTTCGGCTCCCGCGACATGCAGACCGTGAAGGCCTTCCAGGAAGCCGAGTCCTACAACGGCCCCAGCCTCATCCTCGCCTACAGCCACTGCATCGCCCACGGCTACGATCTGGCCCACGGCGCCGACCAGCAGAAGATGGCCGTGGACTCCGGCCACTGGCCGCTGTTCCGCTTCGATCCCCGCCGCATGGACAAGGGCGAGACCCCGCTCCAGATGGATTCCGGCTCGCCGAAGATCCCCATGCTCCAGTACGTCCGCAACGAGACCCGCTACCGCATGATCGAGCAGCAGAACCCCGAACACTTCAAGAAGCTCATGGACCAGGCGCAGCACGACACCACGAACCGCTTCTCCGTCTATGAACAGCTGGCGAAGCTCTCCATCAACGCCAAGGAAAGCTGA
- a CDS encoding dihydroorotate dehydrogenase-like protein — MNLSTTYLGLKLSHPLMAGASPMVDDMGMVKRLEDAGASAIVMHSLFEEQITREEQGMIMDMELSANSSAEAISFFPQPDDFRLGPEKYLEQIRRIKDAVAVPVIASLNGTTPAGWLHYGQLMEQAGADALELNVYYLATDPAETAAAVEKRTLDMVRAVKAEVKIPVALKLSPFFSSLAHFAVELEAAGADGLVLFNRFFQPDINVEELLAEPSLQLSGPEDLLLRLRWLAVLRSHIKGSLAVTGGVHDGIGALKAVMTGADAVQMVSALLIHGPERLAQTRATLAEWLEEHEYDSLAQARGSMSLQKCPNAQAFTRANYMRILNGWRA; from the coding sequence ATGAACCTCTCGACCACCTACCTCGGTCTCAAGCTGTCCCATCCGCTGATGGCGGGCGCCTCGCCCATGGTGGACGACATGGGCATGGTCAAGCGCCTCGAGGATGCCGGCGCGTCGGCCATCGTCATGCACTCGCTCTTCGAGGAGCAGATCACCCGCGAAGAGCAGGGCATGATCATGGACATGGAACTCAGCGCGAACTCCAGCGCCGAGGCCATCTCGTTCTTCCCCCAGCCCGACGACTTCCGCCTGGGTCCCGAGAAGTACCTCGAGCAGATCCGCCGCATCAAGGACGCCGTGGCCGTCCCGGTCATCGCCTCCCTGAATGGCACCACGCCCGCGGGCTGGCTGCACTACGGCCAGCTCATGGAACAGGCCGGCGCCGACGCCCTCGAGCTGAACGTCTACTACCTGGCCACCGACCCCGCCGAGACCGCTGCCGCGGTCGAGAAGCGCACGCTCGACATGGTGCGCGCCGTCAAGGCCGAAGTGAAGATCCCCGTCGCCCTGAAGCTCTCCCCCTTCTTCTCCTCCCTGGCGCACTTTGCCGTGGAGCTGGAAGCGGCAGGCGCCGATGGCCTCGTGCTCTTCAACCGGTTCTTCCAGCCCGACATCAACGTGGAGGAGCTGCTGGCCGAACCCAGCCTGCAGCTGTCGGGCCCTGAGGACCTGCTGCTCCGCCTGCGCTGGCTGGCCGTGCTCCGCAGCCACATCAAGGGCAGCCTCGCGGTCACCGGTGGTGTCCACGACGGCATCGGTGCCCTCAAGGCCGTCATGACGGGTGCAGACGCGGTCCAGATGGTCTCCGCCCTCCTCATCCACGGCCCCGAGCGCCTGGCCCAGACCCGGGCGACCCTGGCCGAGTGGCTGGAGGAGCACGAGTACGACTCCCTGGCCCAGGCCCGGGGGAGCATGAGCCTCCAGAAGTGCCCGAACGCCCAGGCTTTCACCCGCGCCAACTACATGCGCATCCTCAACGGCTGGAGAGCTTGA
- a CDS encoding RrF2 family transcriptional regulator, whose amino-acid sequence MLPLSQSSGYAVLAMSCLEDPGGKPTLVVDVAARTGFPRPYLSKMIHKLAKVGLVMAKRGNKGGVVLALAAKEITLDLIAEAVDGAEWRNQCLLGFKECSDERACPAHTFWKSERDHIHRCLKDISLEEIRTFEQQSRTWRLADALPEKKLKPKPRKAAKPAAAKAPARKPAAPKAIAKKA is encoded by the coding sequence ATGCTCCCACTGTCCCAATCCTCCGGTTACGCAGTCCTGGCCATGAGCTGCCTCGAGGATCCCGGCGGCAAGCCGACGCTGGTGGTCGACGTCGCCGCCCGCACCGGCTTCCCCCGCCCCTACCTCTCCAAGATGATCCACAAGCTCGCCAAGGTGGGCCTGGTGATGGCCAAACGCGGCAACAAGGGCGGCGTGGTGCTGGCCCTGGCTGCCAAGGAGATCACCCTCGACCTCATCGCCGAGGCCGTGGACGGTGCCGAGTGGCGCAACCAGTGCCTCCTGGGCTTCAAGGAGTGCAGCGACGAGCGCGCCTGCCCCGCCCACACCTTCTGGAAGTCCGAGCGCGATCACATCCACCGCTGCCTGAAGGACATCTCGCTGGAGGAGATCCGCACCTTCGAGCAGCAGAGCCGCACCTGGCGCCTGGCGGATGCGCTTCCCGAGAAGAAGCTCAAGCCCAAGCCCAGGAAGGCCGCCAAGCCCGCCGCCGCGAAGGCCCCGGCCCGCAAGCCCGCTGCCCCGAAGGCCATCGCCAAGAAGGCCTAG